The Paenibacillus sp. YPG26 genome includes a window with the following:
- a CDS encoding ABC transporter permease, producing the protein MVRYISSKFLYMLVSLLILVTATFFLMKAIPGNPFMSEKQVPPQIRERLMEQYGLDKPVIVQYGQYLKNIAQGDFGISMKMQNKEVTALITDTFGASLKLGLVAIVVALIVGVLLGLIAALYHRRLIDNVAMVLAVLGIAVPSFVVASMLQFVLAQKAGIFNVMGMNGPLDYVLPVAALAAQPIAFIARLTRSSMLEVLHADYIKTARAKGLNWITILFRHVVRNGILPVITYLGPMTANIITGSVVIEQIFGIGGLGKVFVSSISNRDYTLIMGVTIFYGVILMLARFLTDIAYVLVDPRIKLTNRKEG; encoded by the coding sequence ATGGTTCGGTATATTTCAAGTAAATTTTTATATATGTTAGTCTCTTTGCTCATTCTCGTGACGGCAACCTTCTTCTTGATGAAGGCGATTCCGGGTAACCCGTTCATGTCAGAGAAGCAGGTGCCGCCACAAATTAGGGAGCGCCTGATGGAGCAGTACGGCCTGGATAAGCCGGTCATCGTACAGTATGGACAGTATTTGAAGAATATCGCCCAAGGTGACTTCGGGATATCTATGAAGATGCAGAATAAAGAGGTGACAGCGCTGATCACGGATACATTCGGCGCTTCCCTGAAGCTCGGCTTGGTTGCAATTGTGGTGGCTCTAATTGTAGGTGTGCTGCTGGGTCTTATTGCTGCACTCTATCACCGGAGACTGATTGATAATGTGGCTATGGTCCTTGCAGTACTGGGGATAGCAGTTCCCAGCTTTGTGGTTGCCTCGATGCTGCAGTTCGTCTTGGCTCAGAAGGCAGGGATCTTCAACGTCATGGGCATGAATGGCCCTCTCGACTATGTTCTGCCTGTGGCCGCTCTAGCTGCACAGCCGATTGCGTTCATCGCCCGGTTGACCCGCTCGAGCATGCTTGAAGTGCTTCATGCGGACTATATCAAGACAGCCAGAGCCAAGGGGCTTAACTGGATAACCATTCTATTTAGGCACGTCGTTCGTAACGGAATTCTACCCGTGATCACGTACCTGGGCCCGATGACAGCCAATATTATTACAGGGTCTGTCGTAATTGAACAGATCTTCGGCATCGGCGGTCTGGGTAAGGTCTTTGTCTCAAGCATCAGTAACCGGGACTATACCTTGATAATGGGCGTAACCATTTTCTATGGCGTTATCTTGATGCTAGCCCGTTTCTTGACTGATATTGCTTATGTGTTAGTGGATCCAAGAATCAAACTGACGAACAGAAAGGAGGGCTAA
- a CDS encoding ABC transporter permease → MKNELIPQGSAANLTPEDFRKIGVDEKQSEVIQRESLSAWRDSWERLRSNKLAMAGLIVMALVVIMAVIGPMISSFDYQTNDLMNTNKPPNSVHWFGTDDLGRDMFVRTWMGARISLVVGLAAALIDLMIGVIYGGIMGYFGGRVDEIMNKFAEILYSIPYLLVTILLLVVFEPSLGTIILALTITGWINMSWIVRGEMMQLKNREYVLASRSMGAGSGRLLFRHLLPNAMGPIIVTLTLSVPNAIFSEAFLSYLGLGVQEPIASLGSMISSSLSGWMLYPWRMLFPALLISLTMLAFNIVGDGLRDALDPKLKK, encoded by the coding sequence GTGAAAAATGAATTGATACCACAGGGCTCAGCCGCCAACCTGACTCCGGAAGATTTCCGGAAGATCGGTGTGGATGAGAAGCAATCCGAAGTGATTCAGCGCGAAAGCCTCTCGGCCTGGCGGGATTCCTGGGAACGGCTTCGTTCTAATAAGCTCGCGATGGCAGGCCTGATTGTTATGGCTTTGGTGGTCATTATGGCTGTGATTGGTCCCATGATCTCCAGTTTTGATTACCAGACCAATGATCTGATGAATACCAACAAGCCCCCGAACTCGGTTCACTGGTTCGGTACAGACGATCTGGGACGTGACATGTTCGTGCGTACCTGGATGGGGGCCCGGATCTCGCTGGTTGTCGGTCTGGCAGCAGCTTTAATTGACCTTATGATTGGTGTTATATACGGTGGCATTATGGGGTATTTCGGCGGACGAGTGGATGAAATTATGAATAAATTTGCCGAAATCCTCTATTCGATTCCTTATCTGCTGGTTACGATTCTGCTTCTCGTAGTATTCGAGCCGAGTCTCGGCACGATCATTCTGGCCCTTACGATTACAGGCTGGATTAATATGTCCTGGATTGTCCGCGGTGAGATGATGCAGCTCAAGAACCGGGAGTACGTACTGGCTTCACGTTCCATGGGAGCAGGCTCAGGCCGTCTGCTATTCCGTCATCTGCTTCCTAATGCGATGGGACCGATTATCGTTACCCTGACGCTGTCCGTACCAAATGCGATATTCTCGGAAGCGTTCCTGAGTTATTTGGGTCTCGGCGTACAAGAGCCTATAGCCTCACTCGGTTCAATGATCAGCTCCTCGCTGTCAGGATGGATGCTGTATCCTTGGCGGATGCTGTTCCCCGCTCTATTAATCAGTTTGACGATGCTCGCATTTAACATAGTTGGTGACGGTCTGCGTGATGCGCTGGACCCTAAACTCAAGAAATAG
- a CDS encoding ABC transporter ATP-binding protein, protein MEPILEVNDLHVSFSVRGGEVKAVRGVNFTVGKGETVAIVGESGSGKSVTAQTIMRLIPSPPSKIKQGQVIFNGQDLLGKTNKQMEAIRGRDIGMIFQDPMTSLNPTIKVGRQITEGLIKHQNLSLSEAKARGIEMLKLVGIKNAEARFDQYPHEFSGGMRQRVMIAIALACNPSLLIADEPTTALDVTIQAQIINVMKDMQRKFGTSIIMITHDLGVVAGMADRVIVMYAGEVVETGTSMEIFKNPQHPYTRGLLRSLPRIDQRKDEPLVPIIGTPPDLIKPPVGCPFAARCDHAMKVCERIDPAPTHLSDTHMSRCWLQHPMAQEVQSS, encoded by the coding sequence ATGGAGCCAATTCTAGAAGTAAATGACCTTCACGTGTCCTTTTCTGTTCGCGGAGGCGAGGTCAAGGCTGTCCGGGGCGTGAATTTCACGGTAGGCAAAGGGGAGACGGTGGCGATTGTCGGAGAGTCAGGAAGCGGGAAGAGTGTGACCGCCCAGACCATTATGCGGTTGATCCCTTCGCCTCCGTCCAAGATTAAGCAGGGACAGGTTATTTTTAATGGGCAGGACCTGCTTGGCAAGACGAACAAACAGATGGAAGCCATACGAGGCAGAGACATTGGAATGATCTTTCAGGACCCGATGACCTCGCTTAATCCGACGATTAAAGTAGGCAGACAAATTACCGAAGGCTTGATCAAGCACCAGAATCTTTCTTTGTCTGAGGCGAAGGCCCGTGGAATTGAAATGCTGAAGCTGGTCGGTATCAAGAATGCCGAGGCGCGCTTCGATCAGTATCCGCACGAATTCTCAGGAGGTATGCGTCAGCGGGTCATGATCGCGATTGCTCTAGCCTGTAATCCTTCGCTGCTGATTGCGGATGAGCCAACTACGGCACTGGACGTGACTATACAGGCTCAGATCATTAATGTGATGAAAGATATGCAGAGGAAGTTCGGCACCTCGATCATTATGATTACCCATGACCTTGGTGTTGTGGCCGGGATGGCGGACCGGGTGATCGTCATGTACGCGGGTGAAGTCGTTGAGACAGGCACAAGCATGGAGATCTTCAAGAATCCCCAGCACCCGTACACTAGAGGCCTGCTGCGCTCGCTTCCAAGGATTGATCAGCGCAAGGATGAGCCGCTTGTCCCTATCATAGGTACGCCGCCGGATCTGATCAAGCCGCCGGTGGGATGCCCCTTCGCGGCCCGTTGTGATCATGCCATGAAGGTGTGCGAGCGTATCGACCCGGCTCCGACCCATTTGAGTGACACGCATATGTCCCGCTGCTGGCTGCAGCATCCGATGGCACAGGAGGTGCAATCTTCATGA
- a CDS encoding ATP-binding cassette domain-containing protein has protein sequence MSKPLIEVEGLKKYFNLGRGNVLKAVDDISFSINEGETLGVVGESGCGKSTAGRTILRLYEPTAGSVRFGGTDIYKLSPGKMKAMRRDMQMIFQDPYASLNPRFTVTDIIGEALDIHNMAGSRKERKKRVEELLDMVGLNPDHATRYPHEFSGGQRQRIGIARALAVNPKFIICDEPISALDVSIQAQVVNLLQDLQKKLGLTYLFIAHDLSMVKHISNRVAVMYLGKVVELAESEELYANPMHPYTKTLLSAIPVPDPEIEASKPRILLNDQSSGPIHSAKDGAASGDIYGLDNSALVEVTKGHWVAMPLS, from the coding sequence ATGAGCAAGCCGTTAATTGAGGTAGAAGGTCTGAAGAAATATTTCAATCTTGGCAGAGGCAACGTCCTGAAGGCTGTGGACGATATCAGCTTCTCCATTAATGAAGGAGAGACGCTTGGCGTGGTCGGGGAATCGGGCTGCGGCAAGTCCACCGCCGGACGTACGATTCTACGTCTGTACGAGCCTACAGCAGGAAGTGTCCGGTTCGGTGGAACCGATATTTACAAGCTGTCACCAGGTAAAATGAAGGCCATGCGCCGCGATATGCAGATGATCTTCCAGGATCCGTACGCCTCGCTCAATCCGCGCTTCACGGTAACGGATATCATTGGCGAAGCGCTGGACATCCACAACATGGCCGGAAGCCGGAAGGAACGTAAAAAGCGTGTTGAGGAGCTGCTGGATATGGTCGGACTGAATCCTGACCATGCGACGCGGTACCCGCACGAATTCTCAGGCGGACAGCGTCAGCGGATTGGTATAGCCCGCGCGCTTGCGGTGAATCCCAAATTCATTATTTGTGATGAACCGATCTCGGCACTGGATGTGTCCATCCAGGCCCAGGTGGTCAATCTGCTTCAGGATCTCCAGAAGAAGCTGGGTCTGACTTATTTGTTCATCGCCCATGACTTGTCGATGGTGAAGCATATCAGCAACCGGGTGGCTGTCATGTATCTGGGCAAGGTAGTAGAGCTTGCTGAGAGTGAAGAGCTGTATGCGAATCCCATGCATCCGTATACCAAAACGCTGCTCTCGGCGATTCCTGTACCGGATCCGGAGATCGAGGCAAGCAAGCCCCGCATTCTGCTGAATGACCAGAGTTCAGGGCCGATTCACTCTGCAAAAGACGGGGCGGCGTCCGGCGATATATATGGCCTGGATAACTCTGCTCTTGTGGAAGTAACCAAGGGACACTGGGTTGCCATGCCCCTTTCATAG
- the bshC gene encoding bacillithiol biosynthesis cysteine-adding enzyme BshC has translation MNFISEPLPSQQPLAEALVSDYAAVQQLYTSDARLDSSWVNRADWLRRTEGTRVKRKAVVERLRRYNALHNPSPEVSAALDLLEKPETYVVTGGQQSGLFTGPMLVIYKAITVIQAAAHASRKLNRPVVPVFWIAGEDHDWEEANHAYVLTRELEVNRIRVHKNDDRRSQVGQTEVSQDAWNGVIQKLTDVLQDSEHKTELLQSLRDAAAESNTLTGFFAKLLGKWFGQYGLILLDSSDKELREVEQPVFEQMILNNDELGRAYRESADQMESLGFGAQAEVAEDGANLFYIHEGERLLLFKREGRFEDRKGLVSFSRDELLEEVRLHPDRFSNNVLTRPLMQDSILPVLGTVLGAGEIAYWGLTGRAFAALGLQMPLLLPRMSFTLTDATIQKYMAKYELSFGDVKEGLAEKREAWLAGQVEMDVDHRFDEVIQAFEALYEPLIEEIGTVRRGLLKLGAANKEKIKEQIEFLRKRTQGALEEAHETALKQWERIGVTLFPNDKPQERVLNVFYYLNKYGHGLIHDLLQIPYEITGGHRIVEM, from the coding sequence ATGAATTTCATATCTGAGCCGCTTCCATCGCAGCAGCCGCTGGCTGAAGCGCTGGTCTCGGACTATGCTGCTGTGCAGCAGTTATATACAAGTGACGCTAGACTGGATTCAAGCTGGGTTAATCGGGCAGATTGGCTGAGACGGACAGAGGGGACCCGGGTGAAGCGGAAGGCGGTTGTAGAGCGGCTTCGTCGCTATAACGCCCTGCATAACCCTTCTCCAGAGGTATCTGCCGCGCTCGATCTGCTGGAGAAGCCGGAGACGTATGTAGTGACAGGAGGCCAGCAATCCGGATTATTTACCGGCCCGATGCTTGTCATCTACAAGGCAATTACGGTCATCCAGGCTGCTGCTCATGCATCCAGGAAGCTGAATAGGCCTGTAGTTCCCGTATTCTGGATTGCCGGGGAAGACCACGACTGGGAGGAAGCCAACCATGCGTATGTGCTGACCCGGGAGCTTGAGGTTAACCGGATTCGTGTCCATAAGAATGATGACAGACGAAGCCAGGTTGGACAGACCGAGGTTAGTCAGGATGCGTGGAACGGGGTAATTCAGAAGCTCACAGATGTGCTGCAGGATAGCGAACACAAAACGGAGCTTCTCCAGAGCTTGAGAGATGCTGCTGCAGAATCGAATACGCTGACCGGGTTTTTTGCCAAGCTGCTCGGAAAGTGGTTCGGACAGTATGGTCTGATTCTGCTGGATTCCTCGGACAAGGAGCTTCGGGAAGTCGAACAGCCAGTCTTTGAACAGATGATTCTGAACAACGACGAACTAGGACGGGCCTACCGGGAGTCAGCGGATCAGATGGAGAGTCTCGGCTTCGGCGCACAGGCGGAAGTGGCGGAAGATGGAGCTAACCTTTTTTACATACATGAAGGAGAACGACTGCTTCTGTTCAAGCGGGAGGGCAGATTTGAGGATCGAAAAGGCTTGGTATCCTTTAGCCGTGATGAGCTTCTGGAGGAGGTACGTCTACATCCTGACCGCTTCAGCAATAACGTGTTGACCCGTCCACTCATGCAGGATTCCATTCTGCCGGTTCTGGGAACTGTGCTGGGTGCGGGAGAAATTGCATACTGGGGTCTTACTGGAAGAGCTTTTGCAGCGCTGGGTCTGCAGATGCCGCTTCTGCTGCCGAGAATGTCATTCACCCTGACCGATGCAACCATACAGAAGTACATGGCGAAATATGAATTATCTTTCGGAGATGTCAAAGAAGGGCTGGCGGAGAAGAGAGAGGCCTGGCTCGCAGGGCAGGTGGAAATGGACGTGGATCACCGTTTCGATGAGGTCATCCAAGCCTTCGAAGCTTTGTATGAGCCCTTGATTGAAGAGATTGGAACAGTTAGGCGGGGACTGCTGAAGCTTGGCGCCGCCAACAAAGAGAAGATTAAGGAACAGATTGAATTTTTGCGCAAGCGGACCCAAGGTGCATTAGAAGAGGCGCATGAGACGGCCTTGAAGCAGTGGGAACGTATTGGCGTTACTTTGTTCCCTAACGACAAACCGCAGGAGAGGGTCCTGAATGTGTTCTATTACTTGAACAAGTACGGACACGGCCTGATTCATGACTTGCTGCAAATTCCATACGAAATAACGGGCGGACACCGAATTGTAGAAATGTAG
- a CDS encoding adenosylhomocysteinase: MSTQAIQNSIITDLALAAEGHLKIDWVEAHMPVLNRVRKQFEVEQPFKGLKVSICLHLEAKTAYLAKVVQAGGAEVTITGSNPLSTQDDVCAALVEDGITVFAKYNPDPVEFKQLIVKALETKPDLIIDDGSDFASILHGERPDLLETIRGGAEETTTGIIRLKALEKEGTLKFPMVAVNDAYCKYLFDNRYGTGQSAWDGLIRTTNLVVAGKTVVVVGYGWCGKGVAMRAKGLGAKVVVTEVDAIRAVEAHMDGFDVLPMIEAAKVGDFFITVTGNNSVIRGEHYDVIKDGAILSNAGHFDVEVNKPELAERAVSVRTVRKNIEEYKFADGRKVYLIAEGRLVNLGAADGHPAEIMDTTFALQALSLKYVNDHYKEIGSAVVNVPYELDEQVARYKLDSLGIQIDTLSEEQKAYLDSWK, encoded by the coding sequence ATGAGTACACAAGCAATTCAGAACAGTATTATTACGGATCTTGCACTGGCTGCTGAAGGACATCTGAAGATCGATTGGGTAGAGGCGCATATGCCAGTTCTTAACCGGGTGCGCAAGCAATTTGAGGTTGAGCAGCCGTTTAAAGGCTTGAAGGTGTCCATCTGCCTGCATCTGGAGGCGAAGACGGCTTATCTTGCTAAAGTCGTTCAGGCTGGAGGCGCGGAGGTTACCATTACGGGAAGCAATCCGCTATCAACGCAGGATGATGTCTGCGCGGCTCTGGTGGAGGATGGAATCACGGTATTTGCCAAATACAACCCGGACCCGGTGGAGTTCAAGCAGCTGATTGTGAAAGCTCTGGAGACCAAGCCGGATCTGATTATCGATGACGGCAGTGATTTCGCCTCCATTCTGCACGGGGAGCGTCCAGATCTGCTGGAGACGATCCGCGGCGGCGCAGAAGAGACCACTACGGGCATCATTCGTCTCAAGGCACTTGAGAAAGAGGGAACATTGAAATTCCCGATGGTTGCCGTGAACGATGCTTATTGTAAGTATCTGTTCGATAACCGTTATGGCACCGGCCAATCGGCATGGGATGGCTTGATTCGCACGACCAACCTTGTTGTAGCAGGCAAGACGGTTGTCGTTGTTGGATACGGCTGGTGTGGTAAAGGCGTGGCGATGCGTGCGAAGGGTCTTGGAGCCAAAGTGGTGGTTACTGAGGTGGACGCAATCCGTGCAGTCGAAGCCCATATGGACGGGTTCGATGTTCTGCCTATGATCGAAGCGGCTAAAGTTGGGGATTTCTTCATCACCGTGACTGGTAACAATTCAGTTATTCGGGGTGAACATTACGATGTGATCAAGGATGGCGCGATTCTGTCCAATGCTGGACATTTCGATGTTGAGGTTAACAAGCCAGAGCTAGCAGAGCGCGCAGTATCTGTTCGCACAGTCCGGAAGAATATTGAGGAATACAAGTTCGCGGACGGACGCAAGGTGTATTTGATTGCAGAAGGAAGACTGGTTAATCTTGGCGCGGCGGACGGTCACCCTGCCGAGATCATGGATACCACATTTGCTCTGCAGGCCTTATCCCTGAAATATGTGAATGACCATTATAAGGAAATTGGCAGCGCGGTAGTTAATGTCCCATACGAGCTTGATGAGCAGGTTGCCCGGTACAAGCTGGACAGCTTGGGGATTCAGATTGATACCTTAAGTGAGGAACAGAAGGCTTATCTGGATAGCTGGAAATAA
- the mraZ gene encoding division/cell wall cluster transcriptional repressor MraZ: MFMGEYQHSIDDKGRIIIPAKFRELLGASFVVTRGLDQCLFVYPQDEWGVMEQKLKALPLMKSDARAFTRFFFSGATECEWDKQGRVNLPATLRQYAKLEKDCVVIGVSNRVEIWSRDTWEHYFEQSEDTFNEIAEKLVDFNFEL, translated from the coding sequence ATGTTTATGGGAGAATATCAGCATAGCATTGATGACAAAGGCCGGATCATCATACCGGCTAAGTTCCGCGAACTTCTGGGAGCTTCTTTTGTTGTTACCCGCGGGCTTGACCAGTGTCTGTTCGTATATCCTCAGGATGAATGGGGAGTTATGGAGCAGAAGCTCAAAGCACTGCCGCTTATGAAGTCAGATGCACGCGCTTTTACCCGCTTTTTTTTCTCCGGGGCTACTGAATGTGAATGGGACAAGCAGGGAAGGGTAAATTTACCGGCTACTCTCCGGCAGTATGCAAAGCTTGAGAAGGATTGTGTCGTGATTGGGGTATCCAATCGGGTAGAAATATGGAGCCGTGATACGTGGGAACATTACTTCGAGCAATCGGAGGATACGTTCAACGAGATTGCGGAGAAGCTGGTTGATTTCAATTTCGAATTATAA
- the rsmH gene encoding 16S rRNA (cytosine(1402)-N(4))-methyltransferase RsmH — translation MFHHITVLKEEATEGLRIKPDGIYVDCTLGGGGHSSVILSKLGPEGRLIAFDQDDWAHANAKEKLSEYGERLTLVKSNFRYMEEKLREIEWVPKQGGIPQVDGILYDLGVSSPQFDEGERGFSYNADAPLDMRMDRSSDLTAREIINEWPEKEIARVLFQYGEEKFSRRIAKFIVDSRQETPVETTGQLVELIKLGIPAAARRTGGHPAKRSFQALRIAVNDELGAFEDGLHQAVRCTAAGGRISVITFHSLEDRICKQIFAGYLEKCTCPTDFPMCVCGGKGTLKLINRKPLVPSEEELAHNPRARSAKLRVAEKLQSIAEET, via the coding sequence TTGTTTCATCACATCACGGTACTCAAGGAAGAGGCGACAGAAGGGCTGCGCATCAAGCCAGACGGCATTTATGTGGACTGCACCTTAGGTGGCGGAGGCCACAGCTCGGTGATTCTATCAAAGCTTGGGCCTGAAGGCAGATTGATCGCCTTTGATCAGGATGATTGGGCTCACGCGAACGCCAAAGAGAAGTTATCTGAATACGGAGAACGGCTCACCTTGGTGAAGAGCAATTTTCGTTACATGGAAGAGAAGCTAAGAGAGATCGAGTGGGTTCCTAAGCAAGGAGGAATTCCGCAGGTAGACGGCATTCTGTATGATCTTGGTGTATCCTCCCCTCAGTTCGATGAGGGTGAACGCGGATTCAGCTATAATGCAGATGCGCCGCTCGACATGCGAATGGACCGTTCATCGGATCTGACCGCACGAGAGATTATTAATGAATGGCCGGAGAAGGAGATCGCCCGGGTATTGTTCCAATACGGGGAAGAGAAGTTCTCAAGGCGTATCGCCAAGTTCATCGTTGACAGCAGACAGGAGACACCTGTTGAGACAACAGGCCAGCTTGTTGAATTGATTAAGCTGGGTATTCCTGCTGCGGCACGCAGAACCGGAGGGCATCCCGCGAAGCGAAGCTTCCAGGCCCTTCGAATTGCCGTGAATGATGAACTGGGCGCATTCGAGGACGGGCTTCATCAGGCTGTACGATGTACAGCTGCCGGCGGCCGGATTTCAGTGATTACGTTCCACTCACTGGAAGACCGGATCTGCAAGCAGATTTTTGCAGGGTATTTAGAGAAATGTACCTGTCCTACGGACTTCCCGATGTGTGTATGCGGAGGGAAGGGAACGCTCAAATTGATTAACCGGAAGCCGCTGGTTCCTTCGGAAGAAGAACTGGCTCATAATCCCCGGGCGCGCTCAGCCAAACTGCGCGTAGCGGAGAAATTGCAATCTATAGCGGAGGAAACCTGA
- a CDS encoding penicillin-binding transpeptidase domain-containing protein, with amino-acid sequence MDKRIKLRTLLIGGLVTLFFLVIIGKVFWLQIVQGSFWEAYGKDNYWSRDQKIPAVRGEITDRNGDALAINAPAYTVALQPKVILKNGLEDEVVQGLSKLLNKPESEIKALLHSKNKNGENFDQVEVRNEGWKIDQELKGKVEALSDQIQKNHKPKVSSSGITFIEDQKRYYPKETLAAHILGYTNREGAAITGLEKKYDDLLHGIDGSIKYESDRKGVKLTKAEEKYLPPKDGSNIKLTIDDNIQLFIEDAMKEAFAKLKPISMTVIAADPNTMEILGMANVPTFNPNEYWKEDYKDNFRNHALASTYEPGSTFKIVTLAGAVQEGLFNPNATYMSGRIKIPGYRTPLYDVKRDGWGQLTYLQGVKHSSNVAFVKLGYEMLGKERLLNYIKNFGFGSKTGIELSGEAKGVVHPQRDIEYATTTYGHGITVTPIQQVAAVAAVANGGKLLEPHIIKEINPPSGAPQITQPKVVRQVISPEKAKEVGSYLEQVVSDKKIGTGKNAYIPGYRVAGKTGTAVKPKTNGQAGYDYTKQVISFIGYAPVNDPKILVLVVIDEPQDSELSGGAAAAPVFKKIVSQSLEYMGVPKSNTAADEHSETMTAAPDLKGLQLRDAKSSLTKKGISFETLGKGSKIISQYPKAGTMMSSAQRVFLLTEESKSMQIPDLTGVSLRDAMEILTLMQVSVTVNGEGYVSSQKVTKTGGKRSVLLTLQPPSAPVKDASGGTANPSDKKSKEDSG; translated from the coding sequence ATGGACAAGAGAATAAAACTTCGGACACTACTTATAGGGGGACTCGTTACCCTCTTTTTTCTTGTAATTATAGGTAAAGTCTTCTGGCTGCAAATTGTCCAAGGCTCCTTCTGGGAAGCATACGGCAAAGATAACTATTGGTCCCGGGACCAGAAAATTCCGGCTGTGCGCGGCGAGATTACCGACCGGAATGGAGACGCTTTGGCCATTAACGCACCCGCTTATACTGTAGCCCTTCAGCCAAAAGTGATTTTGAAAAACGGGCTGGAGGACGAGGTTGTCCAGGGACTGAGCAAGCTGCTGAACAAGCCGGAAAGTGAGATTAAGGCATTACTCCACTCTAAGAACAAAAATGGAGAGAATTTCGACCAGGTTGAGGTTCGAAATGAAGGATGGAAGATTGATCAGGAGCTGAAGGGTAAAGTTGAGGCTCTGTCAGATCAGATTCAAAAAAACCACAAACCTAAGGTTTCTTCTTCTGGAATCACCTTCATTGAAGATCAGAAGAGGTATTACCCAAAAGAAACTCTTGCCGCTCATATCCTGGGTTACACCAACCGGGAAGGGGCTGCTATAACAGGCCTGGAGAAAAAGTATGATGATCTTCTGCATGGAATTGACGGATCTATCAAATATGAAAGTGACCGGAAGGGCGTCAAGCTGACCAAAGCAGAGGAAAAGTACTTGCCTCCTAAGGATGGAAGCAATATCAAGCTGACGATTGACGATAACATACAGTTATTTATCGAGGATGCGATGAAAGAGGCTTTTGCCAAGCTGAAGCCAATCAGTATGACTGTCATTGCGGCTGATCCGAACACGATGGAGATTCTGGGCATGGCTAACGTGCCAACGTTCAACCCGAATGAATACTGGAAGGAAGACTATAAGGACAACTTCCGGAATCATGCGCTGGCCTCAACCTATGAGCCGGGATCGACCTTCAAGATTGTAACTTTGGCGGGTGCGGTGCAGGAAGGGTTGTTCAACCCGAACGCTACCTACATGTCGGGACGTATCAAGATTCCGGGATACCGGACCCCTCTCTATGATGTGAAGCGCGATGGCTGGGGGCAGCTGACTTATCTTCAAGGCGTTAAGCATTCGAGTAACGTGGCTTTTGTTAAGCTGGGATATGAGATGCTTGGCAAGGAGAGGCTGCTGAATTACATCAAGAACTTCGGATTTGGCAGCAAGACAGGGATTGAGCTGTCCGGGGAAGCAAAAGGTGTCGTTCATCCGCAGCGTGACATTGAGTATGCGACCACGACCTATGGACACGGGATTACCGTGACCCCGATTCAGCAGGTTGCTGCAGTTGCCGCTGTGGCCAATGGAGGCAAGCTGCTTGAGCCTCATATTATCAAAGAGATTAATCCGCCTTCGGGCGCGCCTCAGATCACCCAGCCGAAAGTGGTTCGGCAGGTCATTTCTCCCGAGAAAGCCAAGGAGGTTGGAAGCTACCTCGAGCAGGTTGTCTCTGACAAGAAAATTGGTACGGGCAAGAATGCGTATATTCCTGGCTACCGTGTAGCTGGGAAGACGGGCACCGCGGTGAAACCGAAGACCAATGGTCAGGCTGGGTATGACTATACGAAGCAGGTGATTTCTTTCATTGGTTATGCGCCGGTTAACGATCCGAAGATCCTGGTTCTGGTTGTGATTGATGAACCCCAGGATTCGGAATTGAGCGGCGGAGCGGCTGCCGCACCTGTGTTCAAGAAGATTGTAAGCCAGTCTCTGGAGTATATGGGAGTGCCCAAATCCAATACGGCGGCGGACGAGCACAGCGAGACGATGACAGCTGCGCCAGACCTCAAGGGATTGCAGCTTCGGGATGCCAAGAGCAGTCTGACGAAGAAAGGGATATCCTTCGAGACGCTGGGCAAGGGCAGCAAAATAATCAGTCAGTATCCTAAGGCCGGAACGATGATGTCCTCCGCGCAGCGCGTATTCCTTCTGACTGAAGAGAGCAAGTCGATGCAGATACCGGATCTGACCGGCGTGTCTCTGCGTGACGCTATGGAGATACTCACACTGATGCAGGTGTCTGTAACCGTGAATGGAGAAGGGTATGTGTCAAGCCAGAAGGTGACAAAGACAGGCGGGAAGCGAAGCGTCCTGCTTACACTTCAGCCGCCGTCTGCTCCAGTCAAGGATGCGAGTGGCGGTACTGCCAATCCTTCTGACAAGAAGTCGAAGGAGGATTCCGGATAG